Below is a window of Fervidobacterium pennivorans DSM 9078 DNA.
CCTTCAAGAACATTAGACTCAGCAAACAGCCTTGGAGAAGCAAGATATTCAGCACCTGGCGGATTACCCAGTTTTGCATACATAAAAGATACGGGGAAATTTGAAGTTGTGCTTTGCGCTGAGATATAGATATAAGACAGTCCAAAAATGTTGTATATAGAGTTACCATCAAAGAGTAATTTGGAAACTTTGTTTTTTGAAGTGTAGATATCGAACAATATGTTCATTTCATTTTGATTTTGTTCTGATGGCAGTAACTTTGTCTTTCTTAATGTCGTATTAAGCACGAGTGGTGAATGGATGTTTAAAATCTTTATAGTAGTCTTTGCATGTCCGTTTTTCGAGATTCTTAATAAGTATGGTCCTGAATACAACTTAACACTAAAACGCACTTTTCCATCACTTGTTCTCTTTGTATCAACGACACGCCCATCTTTGATAAGCTCTACGTTCGCATCATCAACAGCTGGACCACTGTTGTACTCAGAAACGTAAAGCGAAATCTCAACATTTTCTGTAGCCGGTTTTAGGATAATACATGAACTAAGTAACATTAAGAAAAGTATAATTACGGATGCAAAGAATTTATACACCCATCCTTTAGTCATTTGTCGCACAAATTCACGCTCCTCAATTAATTCGTTTCTATTTTGAACTCTTTTATTCCAACTTACCAAAAAGTGTCCACCATGCATATGGACCTTTGTTATCGTAAATGTAAGTTTCCGTTGCGTCTTTGAGTATCTTTCCACCAACCGATATGTGCGTGCCGTTGATTGTTAGAGTTCCAGAAACGGATATATTCACGTCTGCTTTTTGAGAAACTCTTAGCTTTATTAAATAACGCCCACTTAGCTCTGAAAAATCAACGGTATTGCTTGCTAAATCTTTTGTAATTTCGTATCCAGTTTCCGTTGGTAACTTCGTCACATCCACAAAAACGATTTGGGGATTCACTGCAACTTCCGGTATATCTATTTCCAGGAATGCTTGTGAGGAAAATCTTACAATATCGGACTTATTTTCGTTTAAAGTTTGATGGAAAGTCAACGTTCGTTCCTCTGCCTTTCTATGAGCTATTCGCATCAATCCCTCAGAATTTTCCTTCGAATCTGGACCGCTGACTATTACGTTGTAATCACCTGTGTCTATACCAATAAACTTCGCACTTCCTTCTGCGTTTGTTTTGGCAAAATACCGAACATTTCGCCCATTCCTCGCAACGCCTATAAGTGAAACACTCACTGAAGGTATGTTCCACTTTCCATACGCGTCTGTAACAGTTATGTGGTAATCTAATCCTCCGTCTACCGGTAAGTTCTTATTGACTGCGCTGGCATTTATCAATCCAAAACCAGCCTTTTCGTCGTAACCTTCAGTTCCGATATCAAAAGCGGTTTCTTCTAACATCTTTCTTATTTGCCAAGGTTTTGCATTCGGATATTTTTGCAACAACAAAGCCACTAATCCAGACACATGTGGTGTTGCCATTGATGTTCCTGTCATGTAACCATAATAACCGTTGTTTTCCGCCAAAACAAAGCTCCTTCTATCGTACCCTCTTGAACCTTCCTGAGGCATTGTTGAAATAATCGAAACTCCGGGTGCACACACACTTATCATCGGACTACCACTGGAAAAGTCCGCAACAATATAATCTCCTCCGTTGAATTCCACAGCACTTACTTGTATAACTCCAGGATAATTCGCCGGATATTGGTAAGATTGTATTGATTTCGAATTACCCGCTGCTGCGACCACAACCACCCCTCTTTCGAGTGCGTAGTCAAATGCATCTTTAAGTGTCTGTGAATACCCTGCTCCACCCCACGAATTGCTCAATACATTCGCTCCATTATTAACTGCCCAAATTATCCCTTTTGCTGCGTAGTCATCTCCCACATACCAACCTCCGTTATCAAACAACACCACAGGCATTATTTTCGCGCCTGGCGCCACGCCTGCAATTCCTTTTCCATCAGATTTTGCAGCAATCGTACCTGCCACGTGTGTCCCATGTGAACCTCCAAAGGATGAGTCAATACCCTCTGGAAGGATTTCATCTGTAGATGGTCTGTAACCTTCTACCACTTGCCCTTGCAAATCTGGATGGGTCCCATCGACACCGGTATCTAAAACTGCGATGATAATACCTTCGCCTTTGTATCCATTATTCCAAGCATCTTTAATCTTAATAGCCCTGAGCCCCCACAGGTACAGGTCAAGTGACTCACCTGAGTAGTTGGTGTATCCAGATAGCTTGGGAACGAAACCTTTTGTTTCAAATTCATCTGCTCGAGCAGTTATATCAGTTATATCAAACGGAACTAACTTTCTAACATAGACGTATTCAGCGTATCTTATTCCATATTTTCGTTTTACCATTTCGTTTTCCAAAAGCTGTAATGTTTCGCCTGCATTTTCAATCCTTACGGAGATTACTTTAATCTCTGGAATATGAACAACCAGCTTTCCGTTAAGTAAGTTCAAAATACTGTTGATTTTTTCCTCGTCAGAGTAACCAATGAGAATACGGTCAGCGTAATATTCGTTACCATTTTGCTCAACAGAAATTGTAGATTCTAGTGGCAGACTTTCCTGAGCATGGGTTTCTTGTTGCAGGCAGGAAGTTAAAGAAAGTAAAAGCAAGCTGAAAGTGAACGATAAAGACGAGAAAGAAAGAAGTAAACTTGCAAAAGACGTGCCTAAGTTCCTCAGAGTAATGATCGCTTTAAACTTCTGAAACTTTTTCATTTCGAAGTCTTCTCCTTCCTTATCATCTTTTCACAGCATTTGTTATGTATTGTTTGTTTTACTCTTCTTCATTCCGTACATCCTTTTATCGACTTCTTTGTAAACATCACCTATCGTCTCGAATTCTGAAATTTCTAACATACCATACGATATAGAAATATTCTTTTCTTTCAGCGCTTCCACTATTCTTTTCATTACCCGCTCAGCGTTTTCTACACCCGTTTCTGGTAAAACAAGAACAAATTCATCTCCCCCGTATCTTGCAACCACATCCATCGTTCTTATGTTTTTACATATTGTTTCAACTAAGGTTTTTAACACTTCGTCGCCATACACGTGTCCGTATGTGTCGTTAATTTTTTTAAATTCGTTAATATCCAGGAACACAACTGTTGCCTTAGCGTTTGTTCGCCTACATTTGTTCAATTCTTTTTCTAAAAATTGTTCCAAAAACCGCCTGCTGTATGCTCCAGTAAGATAGTCTTTTATCGATAGTTCGAAAAGTTTCGTCCTTTCTGTGTTCAGTTCATCCAGTATTTCGATAAACCTTAGTGCGAGGGATATGAAATGAGCTATCTTGTCAAAGATAGCAATCGTCGACTTTGAAAATTGGTCTTCGCCCTGCTTTTCGAACAAAATAACTCCTTTGATTAATCCACGAAATGATACTGGAACACCGTAAATTGTGAATACCTTGGTTGTGAACCGTCTTATATAGTAAAAGTCGTAACCATCACTTAAAGAGTTGTCTTTTTCAGAATTTCTGATATGGACTTTCAGACCCTTGTCAACTATATACCTGGACAATGTTTTTTCCTCTGGCTTTACAACGAAACCGCTTCTATCATCTTCGTCTGTATACTTGAAGTAAGGAAAGTAAAGTTCACCTGTCGGTTTTAGTATTCCTATTCCAATGATGTCAACAAGTCCGTGGTTGGCGAGTATTCTTTTGATATCTTCACCAACCTCGTACAAGTTTATAGTTTCTCTTGAAAAATGTTCACTAAAAATCTCGCTGAGCTCAGCTAATATAGTTACTTCTAAGTTCGATAGCTCGTTAGAAACATCTCTGGTTGTTAATACAACATACTCCTTGCCGTTGAGGTGCTTTCTGAAGTATTTTATTTCAAAATACTTCTGACCAACTTCTTTCCTCCACACTCTAGAGTATTCCGATACTTTTGCCTCGCGTTGTTTTTTAATTTCGTTTATCATATCATAAAAAACCAAATACTTTTCCGGGTGAGAAAACAATTCATCTAGTTCCTTTTTATCTCTTATCTCAATCCCTGCAAGAGCTGTATGCTCAAGTAAAATACTATTGATATACACCAACTCATTATCAATCCAGATTGCAATTCCCAGTTTTTCACCTTCTAAAACTATTCCCAATCCGCTTATAAATTCGTTGAGTGACTTTTCACTCTCTGTTTTCTCTTTCAGTTTGCGTCTATTTATCACAAAAAGAACAAATAAGATAGCGATAAGTAAGAAAAACGGAGCAAGAATAACTTTCAGCAGCATTTTACTCACTCCTTCAAAAAATAATGCCAAGGTTTTAAAAAAATCCCTTGGCATTATTTTATCACAAATATTTGAATTTTGATAACTCATCTATTACTCATCTATAACCAACTGTTTTTTGTACATCCTTGCATACAATCCATCGTTTTTCAAAAGTTCGTAGTGGGTTCCCTTTTCTAATACCACACCTTGGTCAAGTACGTAAATAACATCAGCGCTTTGGAGTACCTTAAGTCTGTGGGTTATTATTATCATCGTCGAACCTTTCATTTTACTTCTTAGAGTTTGAATAATCTCTTCCTCAGTTTCCGGGTCTACTGCAGACAAACAATCGTCAAATATGTAGACATCTGCCTTTTTCATCAATGCTCTTGCTATTGTCAACCTCTGTCTCTGACCACCAGAAAGCATCACACCGCGTTGTCCAACGATTGTATCGTATTTGTCGGGAAATTTTTCAACATCTTCTTCAACTGCTGATAATTTGATGTATTCTTTCACTTCTTCCAAGTCAAATTGCTCCATAGCAAATGCAACATTCTTCGCCACAGAGTCAGAGAAAAGAAAACTTTCCTGTGGGACATAAGAAATAAGTTCGCGGATATCGTATGAACGAATATCGTTGATATCTATCCCGTTGATAAAGACCTTTCCCCTGTCGACAGGGTAAAGTTTGCTGATGATTTTTACCAAAGTTGATTTCCCACTTCCTACAGTTCCGACAATACCAACGAACTGACCACGTTTCACCTCAAAATCAACGCCTTTTAATACATATCTCTCCGTTCCAGGGTATTTGAACCAGAGGTCTTTAACAGATATATCATCTATTCGATGTATTTCGACAGGCTTTTCTGGTTCTACCACTATTGGTTGCGCGTTGCTTATCTCTTTTAGCCTTTGCAGAGAGGCTCGTCCTTGTTGAATAACATTCATAACCATACCGTAAGCAGTAAGGGGCCAAATTAACATCCCTATGTAACTGTTGAAAGCAACGTAGTCACCAAGTGTAACCGTGCCTTTTATAACCATCGGTCCACCGACACTAAGTGCCAAGAAAAATGCAAGTGTTCCTATGAAATGGACTAGGGGCCACATAATACCCCATACGCGTATCAAAGACATCGTTGCTTTGAAATGTTCTTTTGCTTTTTTATCGAAAAGTTCTTCTATCTTTGGTAAAATAGAAAAGCTCTTTATTATCTTTATGCCATCCATAGTCTCTTCCGTATACCCACTTAGTTCCATGTAAACATCCTGTGCGTACCTCGACCTTCTAAAGATAAGCCTTCCGAAAAGCAGTGAGACCAAGATTATTCCCGGCAGCGGAATTAACGCAGTCAGTGTTAATCTCCAATTCGTAGATGTTGCCATGAAGAATATCGTCATTGAGCTCATAAAGAGTGCATCTGTTAATTGGACAACTCCTATTCCAAGCATCCTTTCTACTGTGCTCACATCGTTTGTAAAATATGCCATTATATCTCCCGAACGATGTTTATCAAAAAAATGCATATCCAAACTCAGAATCTTATCAAAAAGGTTCTTCTTTGCATAATAGTCAAAATAACGAGCACTTCCCATTATAAAATAACGCCACCAAAATCTACCAAATAGCATACCTAACGCAAGTGCAAGTATATTAAGGACAAAAAATCGCACTTCAGAAACATCTTTTATTGTCTGAAGCGCGTTAATGGCTTTCGCTATAACTTTGGGAACAAAAAGTTGGAGCATATCTATTACGATAAGCGATATGATGCCAAAAATGTAAAAATGCCACCTTTTTTTCAGAAATTCTCTGAACATGCGCATATCACTCCCATTCAAAATAACTAAGAAAGTTTGTTTTGCGAACGATATTATACCACACATTGTAAAAAAATGGAGCCCCAAAAATGGGGCTCCAACGATTTTTTTGTCAAATTTAATTACATTGGATAGTATCCTCTTTCTTTGACAGCGTTAGCAACTCTGCTAATTGCAACGATATATGCTGCAGTTCTCATATCTGTATTATATTTTTCCTTTGTCTTGTAAACTTCTGCGAATGCGTTGACCATCATCTTTGTAAGTTTCTTTCTGATATCGTCAATGTCCCAGAAGAATGTTTGCAAGTCTTGGACCCATTCGAAGTAAGAGACCGTAACACCACCAGCGTTTGCAAGGATATCAGGAACTATAAGCACGCCTTTCTTTATGAGTATTTCCTCTGCCTCTGGGGTTGTTGGACCGTTTGCACCTTCGACAATGATTTTTGCTTTGATGTTGTCTGCGTTCTTTTCTGTGATTGCATTTTCAAGTGCTGCGGGAACAAGGATATCAACATCGAGCTCGAGGAGTTCTTCGTTGGTAATTGGTTTTGCTTTTGGATATCCTTTGATAAGTCCTTTGTTTGCATCGCGGTAAGCAATAAGGTCATCGATATCAAGACCGTTTTCGTTGTAAAGTCCACCACTAACGTCACTGACAGCAACAATCTTTGCACCAAATTCTTCGCTCAAAATCTTTGCTGAATATGAACCAACGTTACCGAAACCTTGGATTGCTACTGTAGCTTTGGAGATATCTTTTCCAAGCACTTTGCAAGCTTCATTAGCTGTAATCGCAACACCACGACCTGTTGCTTCCGGTCTGCCTTCTGAACCACCAAGGTCAAGTGGTTTTCCAGTCACAACACCGAGTGCTGTGTAACCAACGTTCATACTGTAGGTGTCCATATACCATGCCATTATCTTTGCGTTTGTGTTTACATCTGGAGCTGGAATGTCCTTGTGAGGACCAACCATCATCTGAATTTCTGAGAAGAACCTTCTGCTGAGTCTTTCGAGTTCCTTTTCTGATAATTTTGTAACATCTACCCTAACGCCACCTTTTCCGCCACCATATGGGAGGTTCATAACAGCACATTTCCAGGTCATCCAGAAAGCAAGAGATGCAACTTCGTCGAGGTTCGTGTCAGGGTGATACCTGATACCACCTTTTGCTGGTCCTCTGGCTGTGTTGTGCTGGACCCTGTAACCTTCGAATATTTCTACTCTTCCATCGTCCATTACCACTGGGAAGTGAACTTCCAAAATCCTCTGTGGCCAAAGCAAGAAGTTACCGATGTTTGGGTCAAGTTCCATGAGGTCTGCCGCTTTTAAGAACTGTTTTTGTGCATTTTCATAGAGTGGTCCAAACGGTTTAAGGTTTCCCATCGTGCTCAGTTTCATCTTTTCACAACCTCCCTGGTTTTTAATGCTGGCGTGCCAATCTACCAGCGTTTTCCAATGTTTTGACACGTTTATTATTTCCAAGTCTATTATCTTTTAGCTTGACAAAACTATCAACTTTCATTTTGTGAAGGGTATCACATTTAGATTGAAAAAAGCCTAAAAATCTTCTTTTTTCTCTTAGATGTTTATTTATCTTTGTTTATGCATCTAAATGCTATAGTTGTTTGGAACCGATGTAAAATAATTTAGAACAGACCAATAATTTCCCCATTTTCGTTTATATCGATATTTACAGCAGCTGGCACTTTTGGAAGACCTGGCATAAGCATAATTTCTCCTGCTAAGGCAACCACAAATCCTGCACCGGCACTAATTTGGAAGTCTCTGATTGTAAATTCGTACCCTTTTGGTGCGTTTATCTTCTTTGGGTCATCTGAAATGCTGTTTTGTGTTTTCGCTATTATAACTGGGTAATTTCCAAACCCATTCTTTTTGAGCATGCTCAATTTTGACTTTGCTGTTTCTGTGTATGTAACCTTTCCTGCGCGATATATTTCTTTCGCTATCAGCTCTATTTTCTGCTCAACTGGTAAATCCATAGGAACCAGTGGCTTATAATTACTTGGTGTATTTTCTGCTATCTCCTCAACAGCTTTTGCAAGTTCGATAGCACCTTCTGAACCTTTTGCGTATACTTCATTAACCACACATTTAACCGGGCTGTTTTCCATCACGGCATCTATCTCTGCTTGAGTATCACTTTCAAATTTGTTGAGGGCAACAACAACAGGAACTCCGTATTTTTGCAAATTTTCAACGTGAACCTTTAAATTCTCCATACCTTTTATCACAGCTTCCACATCTTCTTTAGAAAGTTCTTCTTTAGCAATTCCACCGTGGTATTTCAGTGCTCTAATAGAAGCAACCAGAACAACTGCATCAACAAATAAACCTCCAGTCGGTGCCACAAAATCCAAGAACTTCTCCGCACCCAGGTCTGCTGCAAACCCGGCTTCGGTCACAACGTAATCGGAAAGCAGAAGTGCAAGTTTGGTTGCTATAAGCGTGTTAGTTCCATGGGCTATATTAGCAAAAGGTCCGCCATGAACAAAAGCCGGTGTGTTTTCAATAGTTTGGACAAGGTTCGGATTAATGGCATCTTTTAGTAAAGCAGCTACTGCACCTTGTACGCCAAGGTCTTTCACTCTGATAAGCCCTTTCTTTTCACTTTGTGCAATAACAATCTCTCCGATTCTTCTTTTTAAATCAGCAATGTCAGAGGCAAGACACAATGTTGCCATTATCTCGGAAGCGGCGGTGATTAAGAATCCATCTTCTCTTGGATATCCGTTCGCACTTCCGCCTAACCCCACCACAATTTGCCTAAGTGCCCTGTCGTTCATATCCATAGCACGTTTCCAGTATACCTTTCTTATATCTATTCCTAATTCGTTACCGTGATTTACATGCGCATCTATCATTGCTGAAATTAAATTGTGTGCTGTTGTAACTGCATGTATGTCTCCTGTAAAATGCAGATTTATGTCCTCCATAGGTAAGACCTGCGAGTATCCTCCACCGGCTGCCCCACCTTTAACTCCAAAAACAGGACCTAACGACGGTTCTCTCAACGTAACTATCGATTTTTTGCCAATTTTGTTAAGTGCCATTGACAATCCTATACTCGTTGTTGTCTTTCCCTCTCCAGCTGGAGTCGGTGTGATTGCGGTAACAAGTATCAATTTTCCCTTTTTCTTTCCTTGCTGCTCAAGTTCTTTTAAATACCTATGGTCAACCTTGGCGATGTAATTCCCGTAAAGTTTCAGTTTCTCCTCTGGAATACCCAAACTAAAAGCAATTTGCCTTATATCCTTCAGCTTAGCACTCTTTGCGATTTCAATATCCGACAGCATGCTATCACCTCCGTTTCTAAGTTTACCACACCTTTATTGTTATTAAAAGCACCGAAAGTCCCAGCAAAAGTGTTTTTTTCATGATTATTTTCGTATGTTTTTCACAATGTGTATGTGCTATTCAATTTTACTTTCAGATATGGTAAAATATTGAAAAACAAAAAGGAACAAGAAGCAGGAGGCTTGGTTTATGGCTGTAAAAACAAAAGAAGAAATTTTAAATGAAATAAAGCAAGTTGCAAATGAACACGGTAAAGACTTTGTTATAGCATTTTCTGGAGGGATGGACAGCACAGCTGCAGCGTTACTTTGTGCCGAGGCGTTGGGAAAAGAACACGTTGAACTTGTTCATGTTGTATATGGCCCTTACACGTATTCAAACGCTTTAAAGATTGTTTCTGATTTTGCGCAAAAGCACGGCTTTAAACTTACCTTTGTAGAAAATCTTGGACAAGAGAAGATTTGGAAAACGGGACCATCCTGTAATATGTGCACGAAAACGGTCAAAATGGGAACTGTTTTGAATTATGCAAAAGGTCGTATAGTGGTCACTGGCTCTAACTCATCAGATACTTGGGGTAAAACCGGGCTAAGGGTATTCAACGGGATGTATGCTCCACTCGGGGATTTAAGTAAAGACGAAATACGGGAAATTCTTAAAAGCTACGGAGTTACCATAAGAAGAATAGGGGAGCATTCGACAAGAGAAGGATGTAAATTGAAACATCTGTTGAAACCCATGACTAATCCTTCTTACCATGGACAAGCAACGGCTATTGCAAATGAATTGGTTTTGAAATATTTTCCGGAAGGTAACGAAATTGCAAATGTCAAGATTGTTGGTCCTTTATCAAAAAACATCGCAGTTATCAATGTTAAGCCTTTTAGAAACGAAGTCTACGCCCTTGCTGACGAATTGAGAAAGGTAGAAGTTATCGACGAAGTGATTGTCGCCGACAAACCATTGGTTTTAGTAGTTGTCGCCAATCCTTCGATTTATAGAGTCGAAGAATCGAAATTTTGGATAGCAGAAGGTAAACTTAAGCCTGAATTTGCAGTGCCTATCAAGATAGAATGGCATGAATCAAAAAACAACAAGCTCAGGACTTTTCACGTTGTGGAGGTGCGTGAATGGACGACTTACGAGAACGAGAAAGAAGAGTACTTGGAGAATTACAGGAGAAACTCGGGTATCATTTCAAAAATCCGATGCTCTTGTTCAATGCCCTCTGTCACTCCAGCTACGCCTACGAGGTAAATCAACTTGGAAGAGATGTAAAAAATAACGAAAGGCTGGAGTTTTTGGGCGATGCAGTGGTTGAACTTGTGGTCTGTGATATACTATATAACAAATATCCAGATGCAACAGAAGGTGAAATGGCAAAGACTAAGGGAGCCGTTGCCAGCGAAGAAGTTCTTACCGAGATTGCAAGCCAGTATGAACTCGGTAAGTACATCTTCCTTGGCAAAGGTGAGGAAAAGACTGGTGGGCGAACACGAAGTAGTATAATAGCAGACACGTTCGAAGCAGTTTGCGCAGCAATTTACCTTGACGGTGGATTAAAAAAAGTGATGGAAGTATTCGGTGAAAAGTTCGAAAAGGCTATAGAAGTTTTCCTTACCGGTCAACGTATCTTTGATTACAAAACGGCTTTGCAAGAGATAACCCAGGAAAGGTATAAGGAATTGCCTGAGTATAGAACCGTTAAGCAAGATGAAAACGGTAGGTTTGTTGTTGAATTGTATCTCCAAGGCCAAAAAGTTTCGACAGGTACCGGAGCATCAAAGAAAGATGCAGAAAAAGATGCAGCCAAAAAAGCCTATGAAATATTGACAGCTACTAATGAAAGCTCTTCTAACTCCAATTAATTGATTAAAGATATTGATAACAACCGGGGTGATAAAAATCGACATTGGAGCATTATTGAAAACTTTCGAGGACTATCTGACACATGTAAGAAGAAGTTCCGAAAATACAGTTAAAGCATATATGAAAGACATAAAAAGGTTTTTTGATTACTTGGGAAAATCTCCCAAGCAAGTAGAACGTGCCGATGTTGAAAGGTTCATAAAAGCACTCTCCAAAGGGGAAATCACAGGAGAGGTAGTTGCTGAATCAACCGTCTCAAGGTATATCTCTTCGCTTAGGACTTTTTTTGATTACCTTGAACTCATTGGTGTTGTTGAGGAAAACCCTATGGAGAGAGTCCGTCATCCACGATTGAGGAAAAAGATACCAAGCTTCTTAACACTTGAGGAAGTTAAGGCTCTTCTTTCCGTCTACGATGAGGAAAAAAAGCTAAAATATAAAGCCATACTTTCACTTTTATATTTCTGCGGACTTAGGGTAAGTGAGCTTTGCAACTTACGTGTTGAAGATGTTTCGTTCTATCCACCGTATGTCAAAGTCGTAATGGGTAAGGGAAATAAAGATAGACTCGTGCCAATAAGCGAAAACATCGTCCCACTTCTTGAAAAATACGTGGAAAGGTATAAACCAAAGATTTATTTCTTTGAAAACAAAGGTCAACCACTGCATCCATCAACAGTTTTCAGAATTGTCAAACGAGCTGCACAAAAAGCAGGGATAACAAAACACATACATCCACATACACTAAGACATACATTTGCTACACATTTGGTTATGAATAACGTTAACGTGAAAATAGTTCAAGAATTACTCGGGCATGCAAACCTGAGCACCACAAGTATTTATCTGCACGTTGCAGATAAAGAGAAATTCGATGCGGTGAAAAAGTTGGTTATATGAGAAATATGGAATAGAAAGAGGGTATTATTTTTGGATACGCAGGAAACCGGAAAAAGCTCGTATGAGCTAAAGATTATTGATAACGTCAACTCACGAGTTACCCAAAAAACCGAAGCTTTCGAAGAACCTGGAAAATACGATTGTAAAAAGTTCATATCAGAAATAGAAGTGCTCCTTGGAAGACAACTTACAAATAAGGAGAAAGATGTGCTTTGCCGTGCTTTCGATATGGCAGAAATCGCTTACCAAGGTCTTTACAGAAAGTCAGGTGAGCCTTTCATAACCCATCCAATAGAGGTGGCAAAGATAATAGCTTCATTAAAACTTGACGCGGATAGCATAGTGGCCGCACTATTGCACGATGCCATCGAAGATAGTGAAGGTCGAGTAACTTACGAGATGATAGAAAAGAACTTCGGAAAAGAGATTGCTCAAATAGTTGACGGGGTTACAAAAGTTAGTAGAATAAACGCTCCAGTTGGAAATATCGAGCAAAAGAAGAAGCTTGAAACTATTCAGAAAATGCTTTTTGCAATGGCAGAGGATATAAGGGTAATATTTGTTAAACTTGCAGACAGACTCCATAATATGCGCACAATAGATTTTGTTGAAGAGGAAGAAAAAAAGCGATACAAAGCGATGGAAACACTGGAAGTATATGCACCTATCGCTCACAAGCTTGGTATAAACGTTATTAAGTCTGAACTGGAAGACCTGAGTTTTAAGGTCCTGCATTACGATGAATATCAAAAGATAAAACAGTTGGTAGCACAAAAGAAAGTGGAAAGAGAGGAGAGGTTAAAGAGTTATATCCAGCAATTGCAAACCGCTTTTCAGGAACATAATATCGATGCGTTAGTTGAAGGAAGGTACAAACACTATTATAGCATTTGGAAAAAGATGATCCAGAAAGGCAAAGATTTTAATGAACTTTACGATTTAATGGGGTTACGTGCTATCGTTTCAGATGTTACAACATGTTACACGGCTGTTGGTGTTGTTCATAACCTTTGGGTCCCACTACCGGGAAGGTTCAAAGACTACATTGCCGCTCCAAAATCGAATGGATACAGGTCTATCCATACAACTGTCATTACCCAATTTGGAGAACCATTAGAAATTCAGATTCGTGATAAACAAATGCACGAAGAAGCTGAATACGGTCTTATCGCCCACTGGGCATACAAAAGTGGTGAAGGGATTGTAGATATA
It encodes the following:
- a CDS encoding S8 family peptidase, producing the protein MKKFQKFKAIITLRNLGTSFASLLLSFSSLSFTFSLLLLSLTSCLQQETHAQESLPLESTISVEQNGNEYYADRILIGYSDEEKINSILNLLNGKLVVHIPEIKVISVRIENAGETLQLLENEMVKRKYGIRYAEYVYVRKLVPFDITDITARADEFETKGFVPKLSGYTNYSGESLDLYLWGLRAIKIKDAWNNGYKGEGIIIAVLDTGVDGTHPDLQGQVVEGYRPSTDEILPEGIDSSFGGSHGTHVAGTIAAKSDGKGIAGVAPGAKIMPVVLFDNGGWYVGDDYAAKGIIWAVNNGANVLSNSWGGAGYSQTLKDAFDYALERGVVVVAAAGNSKSIQSYQYPANYPGVIQVSAVEFNGGDYIVADFSSGSPMISVCAPGVSIISTMPQEGSRGYDRRSFVLAENNGYYGYMTGTSMATPHVSGLVALLLQKYPNAKPWQIRKMLEETAFDIGTEGYDEKAGFGLINASAVNKNLPVDGGLDYHITVTDAYGKWNIPSVSVSLIGVARNGRNVRYFAKTNAEGSAKFIGIDTGDYNVIVSGPDSKENSEGLMRIAHRKAEERTLTFHQTLNENKSDIVRFSSQAFLEIDIPEVAVNPQIVFVDVTKLPTETGYEITKDLASNTVDFSELSGRYLIKLRVSQKADVNISVSGTLTINGTHISVGGKILKDATETYIYDNKGPYAWWTLFGKLE
- a CDS encoding sensor domain-containing diguanylate cyclase, translated to MLLKVILAPFFLLIAILFVLFVINRRKLKEKTESEKSLNEFISGLGIVLEGEKLGIAIWIDNELVYINSILLEHTALAGIEIRDKKELDELFSHPEKYLVFYDMINEIKKQREAKVSEYSRVWRKEVGQKYFEIKYFRKHLNGKEYVVLTTRDVSNELSNLEVTILAELSEIFSEHFSRETINLYEVGEDIKRILANHGLVDIIGIGILKPTGELYFPYFKYTDEDDRSGFVVKPEEKTLSRYIVDKGLKVHIRNSEKDNSLSDGYDFYYIRRFTTKVFTIYGVPVSFRGLIKGVILFEKQGEDQFSKSTIAIFDKIAHFISLALRFIEILDELNTERTKLFELSIKDYLTGAYSRRFLEQFLEKELNKCRRTNAKATVVFLDINEFKKINDTYGHVYGDEVLKTLVETICKNIRTMDVVARYGGDEFVLVLPETGVENAERVMKRIVEALKEKNISISYGMLEISEFETIGDVYKEVDKRMYGMKKSKTNNT
- a CDS encoding ABC transporter ATP-binding protein encodes the protein MFREFLKKRWHFYIFGIISLIVIDMLQLFVPKVIAKAINALQTIKDVSEVRFFVLNILALALGMLFGRFWWRYFIMGSARYFDYYAKKNLFDKILSLDMHFFDKHRSGDIMAYFTNDVSTVERMLGIGVVQLTDALFMSSMTIFFMATSTNWRLTLTALIPLPGIILVSLLFGRLIFRRSRYAQDVYMELSGYTEETMDGIKIIKSFSILPKIEELFDKKAKEHFKATMSLIRVWGIMWPLVHFIGTLAFFLALSVGGPMVIKGTVTLGDYVAFNSYIGMLIWPLTAYGMVMNVIQQGRASLQRLKEISNAQPIVVEPEKPVEIHRIDDISVKDLWFKYPGTERYVLKGVDFEVKRGQFVGIVGTVGSGKSTLVKIISKLYPVDRGKVFINGIDINDIRSYDIRELISYVPQESFLFSDSVAKNVAFAMEQFDLEEVKEYIKLSAVEEDVEKFPDKYDTIVGQRGVMLSGGQRQRLTIARALMKKADVYIFDDCLSAVDPETEEEIIQTLRSKMKGSTMIIITHRLKVLQSADVIYVLDQGVVLEKGTHYELLKNDGLYARMYKKQLVIDE
- a CDS encoding Glu/Leu/Phe/Val family dehydrogenase, yielding MKLSTMGNLKPFGPLYENAQKQFLKAADLMELDPNIGNFLLWPQRILEVHFPVVMDDGRVEIFEGYRVQHNTARGPAKGGIRYHPDTNLDEVASLAFWMTWKCAVMNLPYGGGKGGVRVDVTKLSEKELERLSRRFFSEIQMMVGPHKDIPAPDVNTNAKIMAWYMDTYSMNVGYTALGVVTGKPLDLGGSEGRPEATGRGVAITANEACKVLGKDISKATVAIQGFGNVGSYSAKILSEEFGAKIVAVSDVSGGLYNENGLDIDDLIAYRDANKGLIKGYPKAKPITNEELLELDVDILVPAALENAITEKNADNIKAKIIVEGANGPTTPEAEEILIKKGVLIVPDILANAGGVTVSYFEWVQDLQTFFWDIDDIRKKLTKMMVNAFAEVYKTKEKYNTDMRTAAYIVAISRVANAVKERGYYPM